GGCAAATACCACCAGCAGCAACAGGCTCATGCCCGAGGTGATCCAGTTCGCCACGTGCTGGATGGAGGCTGCGGAGGGCTGCAGCACCAGCTGCGCGACCGACTGCAGGCTGTTGGACAAATAGGTCCAGGCCACCGCGATCAGTACGGTGGTGATGACCAGCAATTTGAGGATGTCGGTGGCTTGCTCTTTGGAAAACAGGCGGCCGAACCCCGAGATGGGATTGATGCGGCTGAAGTCCGGCATGATGGGTTTCAGGCTGGCCACCCAGCCGCCCGATGCCACCGCACTACCGATGGCCGCGGCCAACACGATCGCCGCGAACACGCTGCTGGCCACCATGCCGACCAGCACGACGTCCTGCAACCGGTCCAGCATGCTGCCGTTTTGCGCCAACGTGGCCGCATCAAACGACAGCTGCTGGCCCAGAACCCGCTTGAAGTGCTCTAAAAAAGAGGGGGCCAGCACCAGCACCGCAACGGAGCCCGTACCCAACACCGCCAGATGGGACAAGTCCTTGGAGCGAGAGGCCTGCCCATCCTTGCGCGCTTGGTCGAGCTTGCGCTGGGTGGCGGGTAGGTCTTTGTCTTGGCTGGATGATTCCATGGCAATGGGGTTTTAGGAATCCCCATTGTCGGCACCGAGCCGCTGCGCTAAAGCCTGATAAACAGGCTTTAGCGTGGCTTATTAAAAGCCTAGGCTGGCGAGCAAATCATCCACTTGCGACTGGTCCGTCACCACATCGGTGCGGTTTGAAGCGTCGACCACCGGGCCTGCCAGTCCTTCCAGGACTTTGGGCTG
This sequence is a window from Rhodoferax sp. WC2427. Protein-coding genes within it:
- a CDS encoding flagellar biosynthesis protein FlhB, with translation MESSSQDKDLPATQRKLDQARKDGQASRSKDLSHLAVLGTGSVAVLVLAPSFLEHFKRVLGQQLSFDAATLAQNGSMLDRLQDVVLVGMVASSVFAAIVLAAAIGSAVASGGWVASLKPIMPDFSRINPISGFGRLFSKEQATDILKLLVITTVLIAVAWTYLSNSLQSVAQLVLQPSAASIQHVANWITSGMSLLLLVVFAVAAIDVPLQTFLMKSRLKMSHQEVKQEHKESDGNPQMKGQMRARAREIAQRTSVAAVPKADFVLMNPTHFAVALKYDEKTMRAPQVIAKGADLVAMKIRDVAKSHAIPVFQSPMLARALYAHAEINGEIPSALYTAVAQVLAYVYRVKAAMRGEGQMPDSFPQPDVPPELDPLSNTILAEATP